In the Arachis stenosperma cultivar V10309 chromosome 8, arast.V10309.gnm1.PFL2, whole genome shotgun sequence genome, ttaaataaaatgaaatttaaatttgactGACTTTGAAAACTTAGTTCTTAATATTTGTTAGTGccaattcattttattttgacGTCAACATTTTATTTTAGTAGCGCTAATAATGATTTAAAATTTGTAGAGTATATACCTATTTTGGtcttcaaaaaatttcaaattggatactttagtccccaactaaaattaattatttaattggTCTCTAACAATTAATTTTGTCAGTCATTTAGGTCATTTACTTCGTTAACTTTAACAGAGGACAAAATAGTCTCTGTCAACTCTAACAGGGGATAAAATGGTCCCTGATCTCCTCTGTTCGGAAATGACACTCTTGTCTCCCAATTTCCATCATATCTTGCATAATACTAGCAGTTTAACACTATAATTTCAAACTACACAATGCACactttataaatttaatgttcACAATAAAAAATCCTTAACTTgttctcaaccaattcatactcAAGAAACTAATGCCTATGTCTCTCAACTAGTTATCATCTTCAATGGATCCCATGAATCTAGACAGCAAATCTGATTTGTTAAGACCTGTCATCGTCATTAtcatctccctcctcctctgTCCTATCATCTCCAAGACCACATTGTCCACCACTCCGATCGCTTCTTTCAGCTTCTTCTCCGAACCAATGTTCAGTAATCGCTTCAGTTTCTATATGAGCGACAATGACGACATTGCTCGTTGTACTGATAGCTTGGATGCGAGGTCGAAGCTGTCTGCCAACTTGGACTCTGGAaaagaaggaatgaagcactcgtctatttcaaatgagaatttgcatatgATGTCGAAAAAAATCTTTTCATGATGTCCTAATGTCCAACAATCTATATTACTTGCCAGAGAGTGAAGAAAGGCATGCCCTTGGAATATTGTGGAACTTAGTCTTGAAGATGTCGTGGACGTGTCGGGGTTGGAGGTGATGTTATCGAAGACGTAGAAGTGGATGTTTTTGGTGGGTGAAatgcagaggaggtggatgtacCAGTCACAAAGATTTAGAAAATGTGTAGTTCATAACATGTTGAGGTAGGTGCGATAGCTTAATCTTGGAGCTAAAGAGGAGAAAGGAAAAGATGGAAAAGAAGACTGTGAAGGTGAAGAATGAGAGTATAAATGTTAGGGTTATAcgagatatgataaaaattgggGAAGAACAGTATCATTTTCGAATAAAGAGATCAGTAATCATTTTGTCCCTTGGTAGAGTTGTCAGAAACCATTTTGTCCCCTGTTAGAGTTGtcacatttataaattttactcCTCACACTTATAATAATATCTCCAAAAAAAAAGTTCCTTCTTCTCCAACACTTAAATTCTCTAGAAATTTTTAAAGTttattcttgtcaaattgaCTACTCCCTCATTATAAAATACGATAAGAACACATTAACTACCCTgcatttttaatatttgttctTCATGGATTAACATAACATCAACAATGATGAACATGCTTTCAAGAACCAAGTAACTAAACCATAGTATTATATTTAAGATGTTAGAAATTCCTTATGAACATGAGTTGATAAACCTAACTACACATCAACGGTAGAAACTGGTCCTAGGTAGTCGCTTTCCACAATATTATATTTAAGGTGTTAGAAAATCCACATGAACATGAGCTGATAAGCCTAACTCTACACATCAAGAGTCGAAACTGGTCCTAGGTAGTCGCCTTCCAGACTAACCAGTGCCTGAAACTCCCTCTCTGCTTCCAGCCACTTAGTACCAATCACCATAAAGCGAACCCTATCATCTTTGCTGATCTTGGACATTTTGGCATTCATGAAGCAGGGATTCTCACCAGGAACATAACGGTAATCCGGCATCTTCAAATTCGACAGATAGGCATTCTCAATAGGACCACATCTCATGAAGACACCATGCTTCAGAACCTTGTGGACCACACCTTCTAGAACCTCACCCTTGAAAATCTTGAAGGTAAGGGCATTGAAGACAACAGGGAAGAGTACATCCCCGGTGTGTTGTCTAACTTTTCCTTCGCCAATTCTCTCCAGTACTGTGACTGCAAGAAAGTATCCAAGATCTTTCGAAGCCTTCTTTGCAGCAAAGTCACTCAGAAGACGAATGATTATTGCCCTCTGAAGCATCAGGCTTTCTGGTTGCGCGTTTTCTGCAGCAATTATGACATTCCATGCAAGCTGCACTTTGAGAAACATTGTCCTGACCATACATGTATCAGAAAGTTATACAACAGCAATAATTCAAAACTAGAATAACATGCATACGACATACATATAAACATAtcctacagttgaatcaagaaATAACAGCTGAATCATATGCTTCAGTTATTTTCTAATTGCTGAATGCATTAACCAAGTTGTAGCAACCTATAGTTTGGGATATCATTAACGAGAACTAAGTACCAACAAATCTAATTAACTAGCGTAAGAGAAACCTACTTGATTTTTTGCAAATTGGTATACAgggattttcaaatctttttgtATCTCATGTGTTTTGAGTACAATCTCATATCTATCCTACATCAGTGCTTACAAATTAACATTATAGGCAGCAGAAATAGCTCCCTTTCAAAATCAAAGTTAGAaaccaaaatataaaaaataaaaaatagaaatcagATGCAAATTTCAGCAGAACGGTGGAACTCTTTTTTTTCCCATGAAAGAAGGAATTGTTTCAGCGTTCCTGTCAAGTTAAATATAAGTAAGGTTCAAACATAACAATGGAGATAGTTCTTGGTGATGCAAAGGTTAGTATTTAGATTTTCTATTGATTGAAATAAATCATGCATGCATATGTATTTTTTACAATAACATTAACATGCTGACTTTAGTTTTGTAAAAAAATAGGGGACTAATTCATGATTCAACTCCTAGATCAGCGGTAGGTACTGCTTCTTGAATccaaatagttattttttttacattgcaTCCACAATTTTCCTTTCCCCCTTCAGTTAGAGTAGAAAATATTTCCTTAAACCAGTTTTTAAATTCTGATGGTGTTATTaatctaataattattatattctCTTAACAACTGCAGTGTTCAAGGAAGAAGGAAAGAGAAGGGGAAATTGCAAGGACTCCTTCTCTACAGAAACctaacttttgttttttgtttcttctttttctcatATGCATGTTTCAGCACTCTCTGAAGAACTATTA is a window encoding:
- the LOC130943602 gene encoding DNA-directed RNA polymerase V subunit 7-like; amino-acid sequence: MFLKVQLAWNVIIAAENAQPESLMLQRAIIIRLLSDFAAKKASKDLGYFLAVTVLERIGEGKVRQHTGDVLFPVVFNALTFKIFKGEVLEGVVHKVLKHGVFMRCGPIENAYLSNLKMPDYRYVPGENPCFMNAKMSKISKDDRVRFMVIGTKWLEAEREFQALVSLEGDYLGPVSTLDV